The segment CAGGCATTCCCATGGGGGGATGTTACAGGGTCCGCGATGTCAATTCATGGCGTTGACAGTCGTCAATTGATTGATGAGGATGGTTTTCCTTGACGATCGAGGCCCGAGTCCGATCGGGATGGGGGCCGGTCGGCCCCCCACATCGATTTGTCGATCTATCAGCCCACCAGGACCGCCAAGCCCCGGAGGACCGCAGCACCGTGACCGACGACCTCTCCTTCCTCAGCGCCCCCGGCCTGGCAGCCGGCTTCATCGCGGAGACCCGCCCGCGGGCCCACGGCGCGGGCATCGACCTGTACGAGTACGACCGCGTCACCGCGCCGGTCGACTCGCTGGTGCACTGGCCGGAAGCGTGCCGAGCGGCCGCGCTCGCACACCGGGCCCGGGCGGAGGAGGCCGCCGGGCGCGGCCGGGTCCGGACCGCCGGCCGGCACCACCGCCTGGCGGCCCGCTGGTTCCACCTCGCCGCCCTGCTGCCCGATCCGGACCGGGAGCGGGCGGCCGAGGTCGCCGCGGCGGCCGACCGGTCGATGGGCGACAGCCTCGCGCTGCTCGAACCCCGGGCCCGGCGGATCTCCGGCACGGGCTACGCGGGGTGGTTGCGCCTGCCGGAGACGGCGGAACCGGGCGGGGCGGGAAGCCCGTTGGTGGTGCTGGTTCCCGGGATGGACTCGTCGAAGGAGGAGTTCCACCGGCCGGCCGACGCGCTGTTGGCCCGGGGCCTGGCCGTTCTGGCGGTGGACGGTCCGGGGCAGGGCGTCCTGGCAGCCGGTCCGGCGCTCGGCCCGGAACACCGCACCGCGCTCGGCCGGGCTCTGGACCACGTCCTCGGTGACGACCCGAGCCGCGACCCCGGCCGCGACCCCAGCCGCGATCCGAGCCGTGAGGGGAGGCAGCGGTCGGAGTCGGCGGTGTCCGTGTCGGTGGGCGGGGCGGCCGGTGGCGTGGTCGATCCGGGGCGGGTCGCGGTGCTCGGGCTCAGTCTCGGGGGCTATCTCGCCGCCGACCTGGCCGCGCACGACCCGCGGGTGCGGGCGGCGGCGCTGGTCAGCGGACCGTACCGGCTGGAGTGGGACGCGCTGGTGCCGTTCGTCACCGCGACGCTGGCCCGGCGCTGCGGCGGTGAGGACGCCGCCCGTGCCTTCGCCGGGCAGCTCGACCTGGCCGCCCTGGCGCCGCGCCTGCGCGACCGGCCGCTGCTGCTGGTGGAGGGAGGCCGGGACCGCATCCCGGGCGTCACCAACGCCGCCGCCCTCACCGCAGACCTGCCGCACGCCGAGCTGCTGCACGTCCCGCACGGCAACCACCTGCTCGGCAACGCCCTGCCGGACTGGCTCCCCGACACCGCCGACTGGCTCGCTGACGCGCTGGGTCTCGGGTGAGTGGGCCGGTGGTGGGTGGGCCGGTGGTGGGTGGGGCGGACGCGCTGGGGCGAGGGTGAGCGGGTCGGCGTGAGCGGATCCGGTGGAGCGCGGCCGGTGTGCGGGGGTCACTCCACCCGGAACCCGCCGTGTGCGGTGGCGCGTTCGAGGTAATCGATCCACTCCGTCCAGGACGGCTGCCCCCGCAGGACCACGGTCCTGGCCCACGCGGGGTGGGCCGCGAGGGTGGCCAGCGCGGAGCGGATCTCGGCGGGCGTCACCAGCCAACCGTCGTTGGTGCCACCGAACTTGTACGCGGGTATGCCAGTGGGCCGTTCGGCCGCCCAGTCGGTCACGACCCGGCAGGCGGACCGGAACGCCCGCATGCGCTCCGACGTCCTGCCGTCGAGGGCGGCCGCGAAGTCGGCCGGGGTCAGGCCGTGTTCGGTGGGCGAGGGCCAGGGCGGCGGCTCGTCGTACGACAGCATCCCGAGACGCTCCATCGTCCGGCGGACCGGCCGCATCCCGGCCGAGTCGAACCGGTACGCGGGATCGCCGGCGCCGTCCGGCCGTTCGAAGGTCAGCTCCCAGCCCACCGCCACCATCCTTCCCCGCCAAGCACGTTGCCGCACACCGTAGGCCACCGCGCGCTGCCGGGCCCACCATCATCCGGGTGGAGAGCGGGGTGGGCGGCCTTCGTCCGCACGGATGACGCGGCTCCTCCCGGTGACGGACGCGGGTCGGCGGCGGTGGCTGGGATCTTGGATTCGTCCCCGAGCGCGGCCGTGGAGTGCGGCGAAGGCGGACGAAGGATCAGTTCAACTTGCATGGGAGAGTGAAGATATGACGATGCGTCGGACAATTTTCGGCCTCGTGGCCGGGGTGGCGGTGTCCTGCTTGGTGGTGCCGTCCGCACAGGCCGCCGAAGCCGCACCCGCACCCGCGTCGAGAGGCGCCGCCGCGCTGTACGGATGGGTCGGCCTCAGCCCGCAGAGCGCGCCGCTGCCCGGGTACGGCGACCTCACCCTGAGCGTCGACGCCCACGCGCAGGGGCGGAGCGGCGGTACGGGGCGAGCGGTCATCCAGCACAAGTTCTCCACCCCGCAAGGCGGTTGGGAAGGAACGGTACGGGTCGAGGTCGACGTCGACTGCCTGGTCGCGGACGGCGACATCGCGGCGGTCACCGGAACGGTGCGGTCGCTGGCCTACACCGTCCCGCCCGGCACGGCCGAACCGCTCGGCCCGCCGGACGGTTGGCACCCGGAAGTCGGTTTCAGCTTCTCGCTCGACCGGACCCGGCAGGGGAGGGTCGGCTGGTCGGGCGTCCCGGACAGCAGCGATCCGACCGCCCCGCCGGTGATCGCGAAGTGCGAGGCCCCCACCCCCGACCTGTACGTGATCGAGGGCGGCTACCGGCTACGACGGTGACGAGGCGTGCGGAGGCAGGAGGGCGGCGGGTCGGTGGAGTGGTGTAGCGGCGGAATGGCGGGACGGCGGGGTGCCAACGGGACTGGCAGGATGCGGGGATGGAGTCACCCCCGCCACTGCTGTACCTCGACGTCGACGGTCCGCTGATCCCGTTCGGCGGCCCGGCCGGGCGGCAACCGGAGTACCTCACGCCGCGCCGGATCCGCGAGGTGCTGGGGCCGGAAGCCGCCGGCAACCCGCTGCTGGCCCGGCTCGACCCCCGGCGCGGGGCGCGGATCGCCGGGCTGGCCTGCCGCCCGGTGTGGGCCACCACCTGGCAGCACGAGGCCAACATCTGCGTCGCCCCGCTGCTCGGACTCCCCCGACTGCCCGTCCTGGAGGAGCCGGCCGACGCGGATCCGTTGAACCCGTTGGACGCTCTTCCGCCGGGCCTGCACTGGAAGACGCCGCTACTGGTCGGGCACGCGGCGGGCGGCGCGTTCGCCTGGCTGGACGACGAGATCGGCGCCGCCGACCGGAACTGGGTGGCCGCCCACCACACCGGGCCCGCCCTGCTGCTCCGAGTCGATCCCCAAGTCGGTCTGACCGAGGACGACTTCACCGTCCTGGAGGAGTGGCTGCGCGAACCGTACTGACCGCGCAGGGCGTTCGCCGACTCCGGCCGCTCGGCCCGCTCGGCCCGCTCGGTCCGTTCAGTCCGTTCAGTCGGTGTCGGTCGCGGCCAGGACGGCCAGTCGGCTCCGGTCGGGGGAGAGGGCCAGCACGCCCAGGTCCCAGGCGACTTGGTCGAACCAGCTGCTGCCGCCGGCGAAGGCGAACCAGGAGTACTCGTCCGCCGCCAGTTCGACCTCGTCGGTCGTCACCGGGTCAGGGCAGCCCGCCAGCGCGGCCAACGACCGCCAGGCCGCGGCCCGTCCGGGCGCCTCGCCGAGGGCGCCGCCGTACGCGCCGCCGTTCGTCGCTGCCCAGTGCAGCAGCAGCCACACCCGCTCGGCGTCCCGCGCCTCCACCGCCGGAGCGGGGCTCAGGCGGGAGCGCCGACGGGGTGAGGCGTCGGCGGTGAGGCAGTCGAGTCCCATGGACGGCAGGAGAGTTCGCAGTACTGACGGCTCGGTGGCGGCGGGGGCGAGTGGCGAGCGGAAGTGGAAGACCCGGGCTTCCGTGCGGCCGTTGGAGTACTCGGACCAGGCGGCGGTGGCCGAACCCAGCGCGGTGGCAAGGGAGTTCTCGGTGACATCGGCGAAGGGCGGCAGCGCTACGGCCGGTTTCGCCGCTGGCGCCGTCGCCGTCGCGGGCAGCCGGGAAAGGCAGTTGGAGTCCGAGCCGGAGCGGGAGTCGGAGCCGGAGCGGGAGTCGGGGCCGGGGGCGGGCCACCATGCCTCGCTCGCGCGGCCGTTCCCGCCGTACCGGGGCAGTGTGAGCTCCGGCAGGTGCGTCGCCAGGTGCAGCGGAGGGTACTCGCGCTCCCGGTACGTGCGCCACGCGGCGATCGCCGGAACACCCGCCGGGTCGGCGCCGCGCAGCTCCAGCAGTCGGAACAGGCGGATCCGCAGGTGATCGGAGGCCGGCCCGCTGAACACCGCGGCGAGGTCCGCGGCCGGACGGTCGGCCGCCAGCGCCGCGGCCTGCCCCCGGAAGTCCCGCCAGGCCCCCGGCGGCAGCATCGCCAACAACTCCACCGCCAAGCCGACGGCCCCTGGCCCGGGCCCGGCCGCCACCAGGTCGAACAACTCCCGGAAGGCGCCCAGGTACGCCGCCCCGCCCGGCCCCGCCGAACGGGCCGCCAGCGCCGAACCCAGCCCGCCCACGAACGCGCCGTCGCCTGCCGCCAGCGCGGCACCGGCCGCCACCAGCACCGGCGCGGCGTCCGGACGGTGGGGGAGCTGAGCGAGCAGCGACTGGACGCGAGCGGTCATGCGCCAGATCCTAAGCGCGGCGACTCCTGGCCCCAGCGGTTCCCGGATCCGTGCGCCTTGCAGGAGGGCTGGCGGTTCAGGTGCGGGGGCGGAAGCCGTTGGACAGGATCGCGCGGGACCGGCCCCGAGCCGTCGGCTCCCATCGGCGGCGGTCGGTGGCCAGGAACATCGCGGCCACCAGGGCGAGTGGTGATGCGAGGGACGGGGTGCGGCGGAGGCTGGGGCAGAGGTCGGGGCAGGGGTCGGGGCCCGCAACTCGGGGATCGCCGAGTCGGTGGCCGGGACCGCCGCCGAACCCGGTACCACTCCGACAGCGGTCACCTGCGCCCGCATGCGGGCCTGCCCCGGCGCTGCCCGGCCCCCGGACGGCCGGCCGGCTCACCCGGATCGTGCGCACGCGTCGAGGAAACGCAGCAGGTCGGCGAGGGCCCCGGCCAGGGCGGGGACCGGTGGGGCGGTGGTGTTCAGCGCGGATCTCCCGGTGAACTGGGGCCGCCGAGGCGGCGGTTGCGGGCGGCTCGGGCGGCGAGGCGTTCGGCGTCCGGGAGTCGGGTGAGTTCGGCGAGCGCGGTGGTGACGGCGGCGGCGAGGCAGTCGCGCAGTTCGGCCGGGTCGGCACCCTCCGGGACGACCTGGTCGACCAGGCCGGTGGCGGTCAGGTCGGTGGCGGTGATGCCCTGCGAGCGGGCGAGTTGGGGCGCGTGGTCGCCGTCGCGGTGGACGATCGCGGAGGCGCCCTCGGGCGGCAGCGGGGCCAGCCAGGCATGCTGGGCGGCGAGCACCCGGTCCGCGGGCAGCAGGGCGAGTGCCCCGCCGCCACTGCCCTGGCCGAGCAGGACGGCCAGCACGGGGGTGCGCAGTCCGACCAGCGTCGTCAGGCAGTGCGCGATCTCCAGTGCCACACCGTCGAGTTCGGCCTCGATGGAGAGTTCCGCGCCGGTGGTGTCGACCACCGTGAGCAGCGGCATCCCCAACTCCTCGGCGATCTGCGCCTGGCGCCGGACGGCCCGCAGATCGGCTGCCGTGACGGGGAGTTGAGGCTGGTCGGGCCCTTGCCGCTGCTGGGCGACGACCATGACCGGGTGTCCGCCGATCAGCGCGAGCCCGCGGACGAGCGCGCTGTCGCCGTCCAACGGGAGGAAGGACTCGGCGGCGTGGTAGAGGAGTTCGAGCGCGGTCAGGCGGTCCGGGCGGCGGCTGAGCAGCACCGACTCCCAGGCGTCCGACGGGACGGGCGTGGGTTCGGGCACGGGTAGGGGCGCGGGTACCGGCGTCGGTGTGGACGCGGGCGCGGGCGTGGCCGCAGGGCGGGCGGTGAGGACGGTGAGGGCTCGGGCCAGGAAGGCGCGCAGCCGTTCGGGCGGGACGATCGCGTCCAGTCGGCCGTGCGCGGCCAGCGTCTCGGCGCGCTGGACGGTCGGCGGCAGCGGCTCGCCGCGAAGCTCCTCGTACACCCGGGGGCCGAGGAAGCCGAGCCTGGCGCCGGGTTCGGCCAGCACCAGGTGACCGAGGGTGCCCCAGGAGGCGAACACCCCGCCCATGGTCGGGTTGCGCAGGTAGGTCAGGTAGGGGAGTCCGGCGGTGCGGTGGGCGTGGACGGCGGCGGTGACCCGGACCATGCACAGGAACGCGGCCGAGCCCTCCTGCATCCGGGTGCCGCCGGAGACCGGCAGGGCGAGCAGCGGCAGGCGTTCGGCGGTGGCGCGCTCCACGGCCCGGGTGATCCGCTCGGCGGTGGCCACGCCGATCGAGCCGCCGAGGAAGGCGAACTCGCAGGCGACCAGCGCGATCGGCCGGCCGTCCAGCAGGGCGCGCCCGGTCAGCACGGCCTCGTCCAGGCCGGTGCGGGCCCTGGCCCGGGCCAGCGCGTCCCGGTAGCCGGGGTCGGCGTACGCGGTGGTGACCGGCTCGTCCCAGCTGTGGAAGGTGCCGGGGTCGACCAGCAGGTCGAGGAGTTGACGCGCGGTCACCGGGGCCTCCGTCGTACGGCAGAAGGGGAAGGGGAGAAAGGGGAGGGGCGTGCGGCCGAGGCTAGCGGGGCGACGGGGTGCTTGGCGGGCACGCCGCACGGTGGTGAGCGAGATCACCGGTCCGTGCCCCCGGCGGTGGGTCTGGCGCGGTGCGAGGTGGCGCGGTCGCAGTGGCAGCGGGTCGTGGCGGAACGTGACGCAGCAGACACCGGCCTA is part of the Kitasatospora setae KM-6054 genome and harbors:
- a CDS encoding alpha/beta hydrolase family protein, with protein sequence MTDDLSFLSAPGLAAGFIAETRPRAHGAGIDLYEYDRVTAPVDSLVHWPEACRAAALAHRARAEEAAGRGRVRTAGRHHRLAARWFHLAALLPDPDRERAAEVAAAADRSMGDSLALLEPRARRISGTGYAGWLRLPETAEPGGAGSPLVVLVPGMDSSKEEFHRPADALLARGLAVLAVDGPGQGVLAAGPALGPEHRTALGRALDHVLGDDPSRDPGRDPSRDPSREGRQRSESAVSVSVGGAAGGVVDPGRVAVLGLSLGGYLAADLAAHDPRVRAAALVSGPYRLEWDALVPFVTATLARRCGGEDAARAFAGQLDLAALAPRLRDRPLLLVEGGRDRIPGVTNAAALTADLPHAELLHVPHGNHLLGNALPDWLPDTADWLADALGLG
- a CDS encoding DUF6183 family protein; amino-acid sequence: MTARVQSLLAQLPHRPDAAPVLVAAGAALAAGDGAFVGGLGSALAARSAGPGGAAYLGAFRELFDLVAAGPGPGAVGLAVELLAMLPPGAWRDFRGQAAALAADRPAADLAAVFSGPASDHLRIRLFRLLELRGADPAGVPAIAAWRTYREREYPPLHLATHLPELTLPRYGGNGRASEAWWPAPGPDSRSGSDSRSGSDSNCLSRLPATATAPAAKPAVALPPFADVTENSLATALGSATAAWSEYSNGRTEARVFHFRSPLAPAATEPSVLRTLLPSMGLDCLTADASPRRRSRLSPAPAVEARDAERVWLLLHWAATNGGAYGGALGEAPGRAAAWRSLAALAGCPDPVTTDEVELAADEYSWFAFAGGSSWFDQVAWDLGVLALSPDRSRLAVLAATDTD
- a CDS encoding carboxyl transferase domain-containing protein, with the translated sequence MTARQLLDLLVDPGTFHSWDEPVTTAYADPGYRDALARARARTGLDEAVLTGRALLDGRPIALVACEFAFLGGSIGVATAERITRAVERATAERLPLLALPVSGGTRMQEGSAAFLCMVRVTAAVHAHRTAGLPYLTYLRNPTMGGVFASWGTLGHLVLAEPGARLGFLGPRVYEELRGEPLPPTVQRAETLAAHGRLDAIVPPERLRAFLARALTVLTARPAATPAPASTPTPVPAPLPVPEPTPVPSDAWESVLLSRRPDRLTALELLYHAAESFLPLDGDSALVRGLALIGGHPVMVVAQQRQGPDQPQLPVTAADLRAVRRQAQIAEELGMPLLTVVDTTGAELSIEAELDGVALEIAHCLTTLVGLRTPVLAVLLGQGSGGGALALLPADRVLAAQHAWLAPLPPEGASAIVHRDGDHAPQLARSQGITATDLTATGLVDQVVPEGADPAELRDCLAAAVTTALAELTRLPDAERLAARAARNRRLGGPSSPGDPR
- a CDS encoding HAD domain-containing protein encodes the protein MESPPPLLYLDVDGPLIPFGGPAGRQPEYLTPRRIREVLGPEAAGNPLLARLDPRRGARIAGLACRPVWATTWQHEANICVAPLLGLPRLPVLEEPADADPLNPLDALPPGLHWKTPLLVGHAAGGAFAWLDDEIGAADRNWVAAHHTGPALLLRVDPQVGLTEDDFTVLEEWLREPY